The following coding sequences lie in one Lelliottia jeotgali genomic window:
- a CDS encoding Transaldolase has protein sequence MNQLDGIKKFTTVVADSGDIESIRHYQPEDATTNPSLLLKAAGLAHFSHLIDDAIAYGKQRGKTQEQKVAEASDKLAVTIGAEILKSIPGRVSTEVDARLSFDKEKSIAKARRLVELYQEQGIDKSRILIKLASTWEGIRAAEVLEKEGINCNLTLLFSFAQARACAEAGVFLVSPFVGRIYDWYQAKQPMDPYVVDEDPGVKSVRNIYDYFKQHRYDTIVMGASFRRTEQILALAGCDRLTISPNLLKDLQDKEEPVVRKLIPTSTVLPKPKPLTEAEFRWEHNQDAMAVDKLAEGIRLFAVDQRKLEDLLAAKL, from the coding sequence ATGAACCAGTTAGACGGCATCAAAAAATTCACCACGGTCGTCGCCGACAGCGGCGATATCGAGTCCATCCGCCATTATCAGCCGGAGGACGCGACCACCAACCCGTCACTGCTGCTAAAAGCGGCCGGCCTTGCGCACTTTAGCCACCTGATCGACGACGCTATCGCCTACGGCAAACAGCGCGGCAAGACCCAGGAGCAGAAGGTGGCGGAGGCCAGCGACAAACTGGCGGTCACTATCGGTGCGGAAATTCTGAAAAGTATTCCTGGTCGCGTATCGACGGAAGTGGACGCCCGTTTATCGTTCGACAAAGAAAAGAGCATTGCCAAAGCGCGCCGCCTGGTCGAGCTGTACCAGGAGCAGGGCATCGATAAATCGCGCATTCTGATTAAGCTCGCCTCCACCTGGGAGGGTATCCGCGCCGCCGAAGTGCTGGAAAAAGAGGGGATCAACTGCAACCTGACGCTACTGTTCTCCTTTGCCCAGGCGCGCGCCTGCGCCGAAGCGGGCGTGTTCCTCGTCTCGCCGTTTGTCGGGCGTATCTACGACTGGTATCAGGCCAAACAGCCGATGGACCCGTACGTGGTGGACGAAGATCCGGGCGTGAAATCGGTACGTAATATCTACGATTACTTCAAGCAGCACCGCTACGACACCATCGTGATGGGCGCCAGCTTCCGCCGCACTGAGCAGATCCTCGCACTGGCGGGCTGCGACCGTCTGACCATCTCGCCAAACCTGCTGAAAGATCTGCAGGATAAAGAGGAGCCGGTAGTGCGCAAACTGATCCCGACGTCCACCGTCCTGCCAAAACCTAAACCGCTGACCGAAGCTGAGTTCCGCTGGGAACATAATCAGGACGCGATGGCCGTAGACAAACTGGCCGAAGGCATCCGCCTGTTCGCCGTTGACCAACGCAAACTGGAAGATCTACTCGCCGCCAAACTTTAA
- a CDS encoding Transketolase, with translation MSRKELANAIRALSMDAVQKANSGHPGAPMGMADIAEVLWNDFLKHNPTDPTWYDRDRFILSNGHASMLLYSLLHLSGYDLPLEELKNFRQLHSKTPGHPELGYTPGVETTTGPLGQGLANAVGLAIAERTLGAQFNRPDHEIVDHFTYVFMGDGCLMEGISHEVSSLAGTLGLGKLIGFYDHNGISIDGETDGWFTDDTAKRFEAYHWHVVHEIDGHDPEAIKKAILEAQSVTDKPSLIICRTVIGFGSPNKAGKEEAHGAALGEEEVALTRQKLGWKYPAFEIPKEIYKAWDAREDGEKAQQTWNEKFSAYKKAHPDLAAEFSRRMSGELPQEWEAKTQALIEDLQANPAKIATRKASQNTLNVIGPILPELLGGSADLAPSNLTIWSGSKSLKEDISGNYIHYGVREFGMTAIANGLAHHGGFVPYTATFLMFVEYARNAARMAALMKARQIMVYTHDSIGLGEDGPTHQAVEQLASLRLTPNFSTWRPCDQVEAAVGWKLAVERHTGPTALILSRQNLAQIERSPEQVKNIARGGYILKDSGGKPDVILIATGSEIEITVKAAEKLTAEGHAVRVVSLPSTDIFDAQDEAYRESVLPSNVAARVAVEAGIADYWYKYVGLKGAIVGMTGYGESAPADKLFPFFGFTVENVVEKALGVM, from the coding sequence ATGTCCCGTAAAGAGCTAGCCAATGCCATTCGCGCCCTCAGCATGGATGCGGTACAAAAAGCCAATTCTGGCCACCCCGGCGCGCCGATGGGCATGGCCGATATCGCCGAAGTGCTGTGGAATGACTTCCTGAAACACAACCCAACCGACCCGACCTGGTATGACCGCGACCGCTTTATTCTCTCCAACGGCCACGCCTCGATGCTGCTCTACAGCCTGCTGCATCTCTCCGGCTACGACCTGCCGTTAGAGGAGCTGAAAAACTTCCGTCAGCTGCACTCCAAAACGCCAGGCCACCCGGAACTGGGCTATACGCCGGGCGTCGAAACCACCACCGGGCCGCTCGGACAAGGGCTGGCGAACGCGGTTGGGCTGGCGATTGCCGAACGCACGCTGGGTGCGCAGTTTAATCGCCCGGATCATGAGATTGTCGATCACTTCACCTACGTCTTTATGGGTGACGGCTGTCTGATGGAGGGGATTTCTCACGAGGTCAGCTCGCTGGCGGGGACGCTGGGATTAGGCAAATTGATCGGTTTTTACGATCACAACGGCATCTCCATCGATGGCGAAACCGACGGCTGGTTCACCGACGATACGGCAAAACGCTTCGAAGCCTACCACTGGCACGTGGTACATGAAATCGACGGCCACGACCCGGAAGCGATAAAAAAAGCGATTCTCGAAGCGCAGAGCGTGACGGACAAACCGTCGCTGATTATCTGTCGCACGGTGATTGGCTTCGGCTCGCCAAACAAAGCGGGTAAAGAAGAGGCGCACGGCGCGGCGCTGGGCGAAGAAGAAGTGGCCCTGACGCGACAAAAATTGGGCTGGAAATACCCGGCCTTTGAGATCCCGAAAGAGATCTACAAAGCCTGGGATGCGCGCGAAGACGGCGAGAAAGCGCAGCAGACATGGAACGAAAAATTCAGTGCTTACAAAAAAGCGCATCCTGACCTGGCGGCAGAGTTCTCCCGCCGTATGAGCGGGGAATTACCGCAAGAATGGGAAGCGAAAACACAGGCACTGATTGAAGATTTACAGGCTAATCCGGCAAAAATTGCCACCCGTAAAGCCTCGCAAAATACCCTCAACGTGATCGGCCCCATCCTGCCGGAACTGCTCGGCGGCTCGGCGGATCTGGCCCCGAGTAACCTGACTATCTGGTCCGGCTCGAAATCGCTCAAAGAGGATATCTCCGGGAACTACATTCACTACGGGGTGCGTGAGTTCGGGATGACAGCGATTGCCAATGGTCTCGCCCATCACGGCGGATTTGTGCCTTATACCGCCACCTTCCTGATGTTTGTCGAGTATGCCCGCAACGCGGCGCGTATGGCGGCGCTGATGAAGGCGCGGCAAATTATGGTTTATACCCACGACTCCATCGGGCTTGGCGAAGATGGGCCGACGCACCAGGCGGTTGAACAGCTCGCCAGCCTGCGCCTGACGCCAAACTTCAGCACCTGGCGCCCGTGCGATCAGGTGGAAGCCGCCGTTGGCTGGAAGCTGGCGGTTGAGCGCCACACCGGCCCGACGGCGCTGATCCTCTCGCGACAGAATCTGGCGCAAATTGAGCGCTCGCCGGAGCAGGTGAAAAATATCGCCCGTGGCGGCTACATTCTGAAAGACAGCGGCGGCAAGCCGGATGTGATTTTGATTGCCACCGGCTCGGAGATTGAAATTACCGTCAAAGCGGCAGAAAAACTCACCGCCGAAGGACACGCCGTGCGCGTGGTGTCTCTGCCTTCAACGGATATTTTTGATGCGCAGGACGAGGCGTACCGCGAATCGGTGCTGCCGTCGAACGTGGCAGCGCGGGTGGCCGTGGAAGCCGGGATTGCCGACTACTGGTACAAATACGTCGGCCTGAAAGGGGCGATTGTCGGGATGACGGGATACGGCGAATCGGCACCTGCCGATAAGCTGTTCCCGTTCTTTGGCTTTACGGTTGAGAATGTGGTTGAGAAGGCGTTAGGCGTGATGTAG
- a CDS encoding fimbrial protein BcfD, which yields MLYIAKPFVGTIFVENVKVVDIYASLTPGSYGSIPMSSVWINGLISVPQNCIIDSGQIITVDFGKIWSGDFTTKGQKPVGYIEKKIKASMKCNNIAAYTNLTLRFQSEVSPDDSTFIKTDNADVGVELLDENGKLVLPNNGLMPFTINENYEASVSFQVAPVSTTGNVPTAGQFKALAYIRVDFA from the coding sequence TTGTTATATATCGCCAAGCCGTTTGTCGGAACCATTTTTGTTGAGAATGTAAAAGTGGTAGATATTTATGCTTCTTTAACACCTGGCTCTTATGGAAGTATTCCAATGTCGTCCGTGTGGATCAACGGACTTATCAGCGTGCCGCAAAACTGCATCATCGACTCCGGGCAAATTATCACCGTGGACTTCGGGAAAATATGGTCCGGCGATTTCACCACCAAAGGCCAAAAACCTGTGGGTTATATCGAGAAAAAAATTAAAGCCTCAATGAAGTGCAACAATATTGCGGCTTATACCAATCTGACGCTGCGTTTTCAAAGTGAAGTATCCCCTGATGATTCAACTTTTATTAAAACCGATAACGCTGATGTCGGCGTGGAATTGCTCGATGAAAATGGGAAACTGGTTCTACCCAACAACGGATTAATGCCATTCACCATCAATGAAAATTATGAAGCTAGCGTCAGCTTCCAGGTCGCTCCGGTCAGCACTACCGGGAATGTGCCCACCGCCGGACAGTTTAAGGCGCTGGCCTATATTCGCGTCGATTTCGCATGA